The DNA sequence GCTCAACGTCGACGCGTCGACCACCATGTGCGCGCCCACGCCGAGGGACAGGGGCGCATCACACACGGTGAGTGTCAACGCGCGGGTGGCACTTCCACCGGCGCCGTCCTGGACGCGGAACGTGGGTGTGAACGTGCCGGCCACGCTCGGCGTACCGGTGAGCGTGCCGGAGGCCGACAGGCTGATCCCGCCGGGGAGCGCTCCGCTGGCCAGCGACCAGGTGTACCCTCCGCCATTGCCGCCCTTGGCGAGAAGCGTCTCCGCGTAGGGCAGTGTCTGCCGTCCGCGATCCAACGCGCTGGTACTCACCGCCAGGATCCCTACCTCGCCGGTCGCGGTGAAGTCCACCGAGAGCGTACCCACGGTGGCACGCATGAGCTGCGCGCCCACCGTGCCACCCAACACCCAACTGGTTGCCGCCCGCCCGGTCGGTCCGGTGAGAACGGTGCTCGTGCCCACCGATCCGCCGCCACCCACGACTTCGAAGGTCACGGCCTTCCCGATGACCGCCGTCCCAAGGGCGTCCTTGAGCTCCACGGTGGGACTGATGGGAAGCGCTTCGCCGACTTCGCCCGTCTGGGCATCGCCAGCCGTCTTGAGCAACGACTCAGGAACCTGATCGACGCTGACGGAGGCGGCGCCCGAAACGCTGCCCCCGGTGGACACCTGGACCTGGGCGGTCGCGCGGATCTGCGCGGTGCCGTTGCCGGTCGATGTCGCGAGGCCGGACGGTCCCACGTTGGCTACGCCGATGTCAGTGCTCGTCCAGGTCACGGACACCCCCGACATGGGGTTGCCATCCTGGTCCAACACCTGAGCCGAGAACTGCTCGGTTTCGCCGACGCTGCTGAACGAAGCCGTCGACGGGGTTACCTGAACAGTGGTGGCGACCGGCGGGGACGTCCCCCCGTCGCATGCGGCGAGCACCAGGGCGCTCGCGATGAACGCCACCAGAAGACGAGTCATGGCCGTGCCTCGTTGTGTGTCGAATGGGGTGGCGCTCGGTATATTGCGCGGCGCCACCGGGCCCTGCGGGCAGGTGTTTGCGAACGTTCGATGCAAATTGAAGACCCGAACCGCGGGGCCAAGGTTCCTCATGTCCGACGCCGTCGAGTTCCCTCCTGCCCGGGGCGATGGGCGGCCCTCGCTGACCGCCGCAGAGGCGCGGCGGGTGGCCAGGGCGTTGTTCGGCGTAGACGGCGCAGCTCAGGAGCTTCCCAGCTACCAGGACCAGAACTTCCGCGTGGCGGATGAGTGGGTCCTAAAGATCGCGAACGCCAACACGCCCCTGGTCGCGCTCGAGGCCGAGAACGCCGCCATGCGGCACCTCCAGGCCGCACTCCCCCAACTGCGGTTCCCCGCTCCCAGGCCCTCGCTCGGGGGAGAGGACCTCCCGGGGCTCCCGACCCACGGGGGAGCACTCCATCGCGTCCGACTGCTGCGCTGGGTTCCGGGCACGCCGCTCGCCGAGACGCCCCCCGGGGCCCGGCCGGGGCCGGGCCCGGTCGGCGCACACGTCGCCGAGATCACCCGCGCCCTCACGGAGTTCGACCACCCGGGCTGCCACCGCTACCTCGCCTGGGACCTCCTGCAAGGGCCTGAGGTCGTGGAACGGGGCAGCGCGCTCCTCACGGACCCCGCGCTTCGTACCTTGGTGCGCGACGAGCTCACGCGCTTTCAGGCCCACACTCAGCCGCTGCTCCCTTCCTTGCCCAGGGGAGTGGCCCACAACGACCTCAACGACCACAACCTGCTGGTGGGCTCGGAGCGGAACCTGATCGGAGTGATCGATCTCGGGGATCTGGTCCACAGCCTGCGCGTGGCCGACCTCGTCATCGCTGCCACCTATCTGTTGCTGGAGACTCCCGATCCCGTCGGGGTCCTGGCTCAGATGCTGGAGGGCTACGGGCGTTCACTGGTGCCGACGGAGCTGGAGCGCGAGCTCCTGCTTCCCCTGATTCGCCTGCGGATGTGCGTGAGCATCGCCATGGCCGCCCTGGCCGCCGACGCTGGAGAGCGGAACGACGACTACCTGGTGGTCAGCCAGGCGGGCGTGCGCCGCACGTTGGCCACGTTGACGCTCCTCGACGACCGACGCGTCTTCCGCCGACTCAGTGGGGAAGCGAGCAGGCCTGCCCGACCCACGCGGGCGAGGGGCGCCATCGAGCGCGCACGCACGCAGGTCGCCGGCAAAGCGCTCAGCCTGTCCTACCGCCGACCTCTTCACATCGTGCGCGGTCGGGGTGCCTTCCTCTACGACCCGGAGGGGAGGGCCTGGTTGGACTGCGTGAACAACGTGGCACACGTGGGGCACGAGCATCCCCGCGTGGTCGAGGCCCTCAGTGAGCAAGCGTCACTGCTCAACACGAATACCCGCTACCTGCACGAGCTGCTGCCGCGCTATTGCGAGCGCCTGCTCGAGCGTTTCGGGCCACCCTTCGAGGTGTGCTACCTCGTCTGCTCGGGAAGCGAGGCCAATGAGCTGGCCCTGCGCATGGCGCGCGCGGTGACAGGCGCGCACGGCGTAGTGGTGTTGGACGGCGCCTACCATGGCAACACGTCCGCGTTGGTGGAGATGAGCCCCTACAAATACAAGGGCAGGGGCGGGCGGGGCCGGCCGGACTGGGTCGAGGAAGCCCCGCTGCCGGACCCCTACCGCGGCCGGCACCGCGGGGAGCGCGCCGGGGTCGCCTACGCGGCCGCGGTGGCCGAGGCAGCCGAGCGGGCGCGCGGCGGGCGCTCCGGCCTGGCCGCCTTCTTCGCGGAGGCCATCCTGAGCTGCGGCGGCCAGATCGTGCCCCCGGCGGGGTTCCTTCAACAAGCCTTCCACGAGGTCCGCGCCCGGGGCGGAGTCGTGGTGGCCGACGAAGTCCAGGTCGGGTTTGGACGCGTGGGGTCCCATTGGTGGGGCTGGGAGCAGGCGGGGGCCCGCCCGGACATCGTCACCCTGGGCAAGCCCATCGGAAACGGGCATCCCATGGGGGCCGTCGTCACCACCCGATCGGTCGCCGACGCCTTCGCCAACGGCATGGAGTACTTCAACACCTTCGGTGGGAATCCGGTCTCCTGTGCGGTGGGGCTGGCCGTGCTCGACGTTCTGGAGGAGGAGCGCCTTCGGGAACACGCCCTCGGGGTCGGCGAGCGTCTGCTCCACGGGCTGGCCGACCTCGAGGGCGCCAGCCCCCATGCGGGGCAGGCCCGGGGCAGGGGCCTGTTTCTGGGGTTGGAGATCGTCGAGGACCGGGCGGGCCGCACCCCCGATGCCGTGCGCGCCCGTAGACTGGTCGAGTGGGTGAAGGAAGAGCGGCAGATCCTCTTGAGCACGGACGGGCCGGACCACAACGTCCTCAAGATCAAGCCGCCCCTGCCGTTTTCCGCGGAGGACGGAGAGCGCCTCCTGGACGCACTGCGGGCGGGCCTGGCCGCGCTCCCCTGAGGCCCACGCCGACCTGCGTCTCGAACCGACCCTTGAAGCGCCCCTTGCGCGGCCGCGCGTACCTGAATATTATGCGCATACTGATGCATGGAGCGGCCCGCCGGACTACCCGGGGGGCCGCTCTGTTTCGTTCCGCCGAGGGAGCGCGGACCAGGAGAGGAGGCCGTGGACGAGCGGGAGATTCGGCACCGGGCGATCCGGGAGCTGCTGAGTCGGGAACGGATCCGCACCCAGGCGCGGCTGGTGGCCCGCCTGCGGGAGCAGGGGCACGACATCACGCAGGCCTCGATCTCCCGGGACCTGAGGGCGCTCGCCGTCACCAAGGTGCGCGGCGTCTATCAGCTGCCGGACGATCCGCGCCGGATCCCATCCGCGATCCTCGGCCTGATCGAGGCCGCGGTCCCGGCGGGCGACCACCTGATGGTCGTTCGCACGCGGGTCGGTGCGGCCCAACCCGTCGGCGTGGCCATCGACGAGGCCGGGTGGCCCGAGGTGGTGGGGACCATCGCGGGAGATGACACAATCTTCATCGCCGTGGCGGTCCCGGACGCGCTGCCCCGTATTCGCAGTCGACTGGAGGTGTGGGCCTCCAATGAAAAGCAGGACAACACCATCGAGATGAAGAATCCAGAGGAGACCGCCGAGTGAGACAGCTCGTGGTCGACAAGATCGCGTCGGTGACCCGCAACGCGTCCGTGGGCCGTTCCGTGTGGGTGGGGGATGAATTCCCCTGCGTGGAAGGGGACGTGGTGGCCGTGCGCATCCTCACGCGCAAGAGCACCTACAATCAGTTGGAGCTCCCCACGGGGCGTTTCTCGTCCTTGAAGCCCGGCGACGTGGTCGTCGGTGCCCTGGGGCATCGTCGGGCGTTGGGCGGCTATGCCGGCCACATTCCGACGAGCCTCGCCACGGGCGCCACCACCAACATCCTGAACCTGGGTGGCGTGATCGGCACCTGCACCTCCTACAGCCCCGAAGTGGGGCCGCCCTTCGAGTGCGAGGTGCTGGGACAGGTCCTGTCATTCCCCTACCTGGGCGAACGCATCGGCATCCCGGCCAACATCCGCCGCAAGGCCCTCCCGATGCCCGAGCGCCTGGAGGTAGGCACCACGCCGGTCATCGCCGTGGTCGGCACCTCGATGAACGCCGGGAAGACCCTGGCGTGCTCGAGCCTCATTCAGGAGCTCGCGCACCGTAATCTGCGCGTGCACGGGGGGAAGACCACCGGGGTCAGCCTGCGCCGGGACGTCCTGCACATGGAGGACTCGGGAGCGGTTCGCACGGCGGTCTTCACGGATTTCGGGGTGGTGACGACCCGCAGGGAGAACGCGCCGTCGCTGGCGCGGGCCATCCTCACCACGCTGGCGGAGGACCGCCCGGACGTCCTGGTGCTGGAACTGGGCGACGGGCTCTTCGGCGACTACGGCGTCGATGCCATCCTGGACGACGAGGCGCTGCGCCGGTCCTTCTCGGCGGTGGTCTTGGCGGCCACCGACCCCGTAGGCGCCTACGGAGGCCTGCGGGTCCTCGAGGAGACCTACGGGATCCGGGCCACCGTGGTCACCGGACCCGCCACCGACAACGCCGCCGGCACCGAGGTGATCGAGGCACGCTTTGGCGTGCGGGCCATCAATGCCAGGGTATCCCCGTCCGAGCTGGCGGACGTGGTCCTGGAGGGTGCGGGAATCCATGCGCGGAGGGCAAACGGTGGCGGCTGAGCAGATCCCGGCCTGGGTGCTGGGCGGAAGTGGATACGTGGGCGCCGAGGTGATGCGCCTCCTCTGGGGCCATCCGCTGCTCCGCCTTCAGGGGGCCTTCGCCCACGGACAGGCCGGAGGCTCGATCGAGGAGCTGTTTCCGCATCTCCACGGCGTGCTGCCGGGCGGCACCTTCCTGCCGTCCAGCGAGCTCGACCGGATCTTGGGGGGCGGCCCCCGAGTGGCGGTCTTCTCCTGCCTCCCGCATGGGGCGACGGCCGCGACGCTCGACCAGCTGCTCAGCGCCGCTCAGGGGGCGGGCAAGGACCTGTTGCTGGTCGACCTTTCCGCGGACTTCCGGCTTCCGACGGCCGATGCCTACAAAGCCGTCTACGGCCACGACCACCCGGCCCCCGGACGCATCGCGGACTTCACGTGCGCCCTCCCCGAGCTCAGGGCGGACACCCCCGAGGGGCCCATCGCCCATCCAGGGTGCTTCACCACCTGCGTGACCCTGGGGGCGGCGGCCCTGCACGCGCAGGGGCTGCTCGCCGGACCGATCCGCGTGAGCGCAGTGACCGGGAGCACCGGGAGCGGCCGCACTCCGACCGCGGGAACGCACCACCCCGATCGGCACGGGTCCATGAAGGTCTACAAGCCGCTCACCCATCGGCACCGACCCGAGATGGAGATGCTGCTCGGACGGCTGACCGACGGCGAGGATCCTCGCGTCCTGTTCGTCCCCACCTCGGGACCCTTCGCTCGCGGCATCCACGCGACGCTCCACATGGAGCTCTCGCATTCAATGAGCTCGAGCGAGCTAGTCTCTTCCATGCAGGCCTTTTACAGCGGATCTCCCTTTGTGCACGTATCGGCCGACCCCCCGTCCCTCAAGGAGGTGGTCGGCACCAATCGCTGCCGGATCTCCGCCGTCGTCGACGGTGACCAGGCGGTGGTCGTCTCGACGCTCGACAATCTCGTGAAGGGCGCCGCCGGGGGCGCCGTGCAGTGGATGAACCGTCTGGCCGGACTCCCCGAGTCGACCGGCCTGCTGACACCGGGACTGGGATGGAGCTAGCCACGACGAAGGCGGAGGTGCCGG is a window from the Gemmatimonadota bacterium genome containing:
- a CDS encoding aminotransferase class III-fold pyridoxal phosphate-dependent enzyme, which produces MSDAVEFPPARGDGRPSLTAAEARRVARALFGVDGAAQELPSYQDQNFRVADEWVLKIANANTPLVALEAENAAMRHLQAALPQLRFPAPRPSLGGEDLPGLPTHGGALHRVRLLRWVPGTPLAETPPGARPGPGPVGAHVAEITRALTEFDHPGCHRYLAWDLLQGPEVVERGSALLTDPALRTLVRDELTRFQAHTQPLLPSLPRGVAHNDLNDHNLLVGSERNLIGVIDLGDLVHSLRVADLVIAATYLLLETPDPVGVLAQMLEGYGRSLVPTELERELLLPLIRLRMCVSIAMAALAADAGERNDDYLVVSQAGVRRTLATLTLLDDRRVFRRLSGEASRPARPTRARGAIERARTQVAGKALSLSYRRPLHIVRGRGAFLYDPEGRAWLDCVNNVAHVGHEHPRVVEALSEQASLLNTNTRYLHELLPRYCERLLERFGPPFEVCYLVCSGSEANELALRMARAVTGAHGVVVLDGAYHGNTSALVEMSPYKYKGRGGRGRPDWVEEAPLPDPYRGRHRGERAGVAYAAAVAEAAERARGGRSGLAAFFAEAILSCGGQIVPPAGFLQQAFHEVRARGGVVVADEVQVGFGRVGSHWWGWEQAGARPDIVTLGKPIGNGHPMGAVVTTRSVADAFANGMEYFNTFGGNPVSCAVGLAVLDVLEEERLREHALGVGERLLHGLADLEGASPHAGQARGRGLFLGLEIVEDRAGRTPDAVRARRLVEWVKEERQILLSTDGPDHNVLKIKPPLPFSAEDGERLLDALRAGLAALP
- the argC gene encoding N-acetyl-gamma-glutamyl-phosphate reductase, whose translation is MRGGQTVAAEQIPAWVLGGSGYVGAEVMRLLWGHPLLRLQGAFAHGQAGGSIEELFPHLHGVLPGGTFLPSSELDRILGGGPRVAVFSCLPHGATAATLDQLLSAAQGAGKDLLLVDLSADFRLPTADAYKAVYGHDHPAPGRIADFTCALPELRADTPEGPIAHPGCFTTCVTLGAAALHAQGLLAGPIRVSAVTGSTGSGRTPTAGTHHPDRHGSMKVYKPLTHRHRPEMEMLLGRLTDGEDPRVLFVPTSGPFARGIHATLHMELSHSMSSSELVSSMQAFYSGSPFVHVSADPPSLKEVVGTNRCRISAVVDGDQAVVVSTLDNLVKGAAGGAVQWMNRLAGLPESTGLLTPGLGWS
- a CDS encoding arginine repressor yields the protein MDEREIRHRAIRELLSRERIRTQARLVARLREQGHDITQASISRDLRALAVTKVRGVYQLPDDPRRIPSAILGLIEAAVPAGDHLMVVRTRVGAAQPVGVAIDEAGWPEVVGTIAGDDTIFIAVAVPDALPRIRSRLEVWASNEKQDNTIEMKNPEETAE